Part of the Panicum virgatum strain AP13 chromosome 4N, P.virgatum_v5, whole genome shotgun sequence genome is shown below.
gaAGAAAAGTTGGTGGCGACCGGTAACCCTCGTGTTGATTATTCCCCcgtttcttcttccctctccacGGTGTCGATGGGCATGCCATGTGCCGAGGGGATTCTGATTCGGACGCTGCTTGTGTATCCGTACGTGACTTTGTGATGACCTGCATGAGCATCAGTGCATGTGTATGAGACAGTAGTGTGAGCTCGAGGTCCCCCAGCCCCTGCTcgtgacaggtggggcccaccgGCGGTAAGGGGCCCCGCAGGCGGATGAACTTTCCAAAGAGCCGTGCCAAAAGGACAGGGAAGCGAAGCCGCCCCCCAATCAAACAAAAACGCGGCACCAAGCAAGGCGACCTTGAGCTTCCGGCCTGTACATCTTGTCTTGTCCTGCGGCGAGATTCACCCCCCACCTCCCCGGCCGGCGAGAAGCAGCCACACCCCGATGCAGCGATCGGCGGCcacgccgtgcgcgcgcccccGCGTCGCGTTCGGCCTCGGCACGTGCTGGCCGTTCCAGCCCGGCCGCCCGGCGTCGTCGCTACTATGTAAATGAGCCGCGCTAGGTAGCTAGCAACCAAACGAATCCGCGCGCCCGGCCGTCTTGTCGGCGGCCT
Proteins encoded:
- the LOC120671221 gene encoding uncharacterized protein LOC120671221, giving the protein MIGASHHCGQPGMMALVPPSGRGSLDHGPHASPAVPYAPELATPGTGTRPRRRPPTRRPGARIRLVASYLARLIYIVATTPGGRAGTASTCRGRTRRGGARTAWPPIAASGCGCFSPAGEVGGESRRRTRQDVQAGSSRSPCLVPRFCLIGGRLRFPVLLARLFGKFIRLRGPLPPVGPTCHEQGLGDLELTLLSHTHALMLMQVITKSRTDTQAASESESPRHMACPSTPWRGKKKRGNNQHEGYRSPPTFLRELLLLHSVVFWFEHLPTDCTRRMVPFRASSVLCREKSCRSVSIILAPVTPSTHFFSSVV